One Rhizobium sp. NRK18 genomic window carries:
- a CDS encoding lytic transglycosylase domain-containing protein — MNKLMIAVAATAMLVAAGGAVRAQDGGETLVDMMSTGSISDGNLADADAPDFSDSPYTALITRYAKKYGVPVSLAHAVVRVESNFNPKARGSAGEIGLMQIKPATARMMGYKGSSKGLYNPETNLNFGMKYLAMAQDLGDGKTCSTILKYNAGHAAKRMNPVSKRYCGKVLALLD; from the coding sequence ATGAATAAGCTGATGATTGCTGTAGCGGCGACGGCCATGCTGGTTGCCGCGGGCGGAGCTGTGCGCGCTCAGGACGGCGGCGAGACGCTGGTCGACATGATGTCGACGGGGTCGATTTCCGACGGCAACCTTGCCGATGCGGATGCCCCGGACTTTTCCGACAGCCCGTATACCGCGCTGATCACCCGCTACGCCAAGAAGTACGGCGTTCCGGTCTCGCTCGCCCATGCCGTGGTCCGGGTCGAGAGCAATTTCAATCCGAAGGCGCGGGGCAGTGCCGGAGAAATCGGCCTCATGCAGATCAAGCCGGCGACGGCGCGTATGATGGGTTACAAGGGCAGCTCCAAGGGCCTCTACAATCCCGAGACCAACCTCAACTTCGGCATGAAGTATCTGGCGATGGCCCAGGATCTCGGCGACGGCAAGACCTGCTCGACGATCCTCAAGTACAATGCCGGCCATGCGGCCAAGCGAATGAACCCGGTTTCCAAGCGCTATTGCGGCAAGGTGCTGGCCCTGCTCGACTGA
- a CDS encoding NAD(P)/FAD-dependent oxidoreductase, producing the protein MVTEYKTIIIGAGMMGSAAARHLASMDSGVALIGPAEPEVKSAHNGVFASHYDEARITRTIDSDPNWATFANRSIARYGEIARESGIDFYHEVGCLIWGVESGAGAGYVKGALDAATRLGAKVEHLDHEGLQSRFPYFHLPREAQGVWEAKGAGHINPRRLVAAQCRLAEKNGAVVIREEVSEVKDEGGAVRVLTSKGKSYTAEKVLVAAGGFQNANRLMPRPLDLKVYGRTVQFFELGPEEADRLVDMPSVIGKPYSEHEFYYVLPPVRYPDGRVYIKIGGEPDDLLLSDEKALKAWFRGDGRESARQHLTRIMCNLIPSLKAQSSHSAACVTSFTPTGCPAIAFTSSPRIAVLTGGAGAAAKSSDEIGRLGAELIFTGRIQDHAYTTDFRADFL; encoded by the coding sequence ATGGTCACGGAATACAAGACGATTATCATCGGCGCCGGAATGATGGGGTCGGCCGCCGCCCGCCATCTGGCCTCCATGGATAGCGGCGTGGCGCTGATCGGACCTGCCGAGCCGGAGGTCAAATCCGCCCATAACGGCGTATTCGCCAGCCACTACGACGAGGCGCGGATCACGCGAACGATAGATTCCGATCCGAACTGGGCGACTTTCGCCAACCGGTCGATAGCCCGCTACGGCGAGATCGCCCGCGAGAGCGGCATCGATTTCTACCACGAGGTCGGCTGCCTGATCTGGGGCGTGGAAAGTGGTGCGGGTGCGGGATACGTGAAGGGTGCCCTTGATGCGGCAACGAGGCTCGGGGCCAAGGTCGAACATCTCGATCATGAAGGGCTTCAAAGCCGTTTCCCGTATTTCCATCTGCCGAGGGAGGCGCAGGGGGTCTGGGAGGCGAAAGGGGCAGGTCACATCAATCCGCGCCGGCTGGTAGCCGCACAATGCCGCCTCGCCGAGAAGAATGGCGCCGTGGTGATCCGCGAGGAGGTGTCCGAGGTCAAGGACGAGGGCGGCGCGGTGCGTGTGCTGACGTCGAAGGGCAAGTCCTACACGGCGGAAAAGGTGCTTGTTGCCGCCGGCGGTTTCCAGAACGCCAACCGGCTGATGCCGCGGCCGCTCGACCTCAAGGTCTATGGCCGCACCGTGCAGTTCTTCGAACTGGGGCCGGAGGAGGCGGATCGCCTTGTCGATATGCCGTCGGTCATCGGCAAACCCTATTCCGAGCACGAGTTCTATTATGTCCTGCCGCCGGTGCGTTATCCGGATGGGCGGGTCTATATCAAGATCGGCGGCGAGCCGGACGATCTCCTGCTGTCCGACGAGAAGGCGCTGAAAGCCTGGTTCAGGGGTGATGGCCGCGAGAGCGCCCGCCAGCACCTGACCCGCATCATGTGCAATCTCATCCCCAGCCTGAAGGCGCAAAGCAGCCATTCCGCGGCCTGCGTGACGTCGTTCACGCCGACCGGTTGTCCGGCGATCGCGTTCACCTCGTCGCCGCGCATTGCAGTGCTGACCGGTGGGGCCGGAGCGGCGGCCAAGAGTTCGGATGAAATCGGCCGTCTCGGCGCCGAACTGATCTTCACAGGCAGAATCCAGGACCACGCCTACACGACTGATTTTCGCGCGGATTTTCTCTGA
- the mraZ gene encoding division/cell wall cluster transcriptional repressor MraZ — MNRFLSNITNRIDAKGRVSVPAPFRSVLAERKIGELFCFQDFVFPAISAGGPELLDRFERQIVADDPFSPEANQMSLLIHGGGVYMKLDAEGRLMITDFIRDFTGITTDVTFVGRADHFQLWEPNTFQAAQAEARRVRGLGGGRT; from the coding sequence ATGAACCGCTTTCTTTCGAATATTACCAATCGTATCGACGCCAAGGGCCGTGTTTCGGTTCCGGCGCCGTTTCGTTCGGTTCTTGCCGAACGGAAGATCGGGGAGCTGTTCTGCTTCCAGGATTTTGTATTTCCGGCGATCAGTGCCGGCGGTCCGGAGCTTCTGGATCGTTTCGAGCGGCAGATCGTGGCGGACGATCCGTTCTCGCCGGAAGCCAACCAGATGTCGCTGCTCATTCACGGCGGCGGCGTCTACATGAAGCTCGATGCCGAAGGGCGGTTGATGATCACGGATTTCATCCGGGATTTCACCGGCATCACGACGGATGTGACGTTCGTCGGCAGGGCGGATCATTTTCAGCTTTGGGAGCCGAACACGTTTCAGGCGGCCCAGGCAGAGGCGAGGCGGGTGCGCGGGCTAGGCGGCGGGCGTACCTGA